A region of Paenibacillus sp. JNUCC-31 DNA encodes the following proteins:
- a CDS encoding amino acid adenylation domain-containing protein — MSAQLRYITLRNSDGQYSIWPVERELAYGWEYAGFEGTVEECLKQIEGVWTDMRPVSLQPNPSFVSDLVKEGCIQEISETEPAPFWSGSVIPLNPSSCIHHLFERHAQANPDSVALTYESTHMTYRELDEAAEALANRLAEFEVGPDSIVTVLANRSFDLVISLLAILKAGGCYLSLETNVPQARLNFILEDASPCLVITQSCFSERFEGHSIPVLLLDHDKQTFVSAHRRKKAEVTPEHLAYISYTSGSTGTPKGVCVPHRAVSRLVDNAKDFSFTPNDVFLLVSPVAFDASTFELWSPLTNGGRLVIYDCGVIRPDLLSETIRTEGVTTVWLTAGLFQVMVNSYLDMFKGLKHVLAGGDVISSAHLELLLATHPHLTFTNGYGPTENTTFSACWTTTTMTTHPTVPIGSPINGTWAIVCDENLNPVPPGQEGELYVAGAGLARGYLNNPAETASRFMPNPWSKTAGARMLRTGDLARWFEDGSLEFIGRADRQVKIQGYRVEPDEVEMVITKHGDVQAAVVTTQEDGLGNKRLLAYVVTNASPDEESGKLTGLYEYLSQQLPPYMVPWAIMPLAELPLTPNGKVDRGQLPAAVRSPRRLGTPYTAPRNAMESELVRLWGENLLVEPVGIHDNFFSLGGDSLILSELIVNMENLLETVIPARFLYTKPTVAELAVMIEDSKPVTQG; from the coding sequence ATGTCAGCCCAATTGCGATATATAACGCTTAGAAATAGCGACGGACAATATTCTATCTGGCCTGTGGAGAGAGAGCTTGCATATGGCTGGGAATACGCGGGCTTTGAAGGAACGGTCGAGGAATGTCTGAAGCAGATCGAAGGCGTCTGGACGGATATGCGGCCAGTAAGCCTGCAGCCTAATCCTTCATTTGTCAGCGATTTAGTGAAAGAGGGATGTATTCAGGAAATTTCGGAAACGGAGCCAGCCCCATTTTGGAGCGGGAGCGTCATCCCTTTGAATCCGTCTTCCTGCATCCATCACTTGTTCGAACGCCATGCGCAAGCGAATCCTGATAGCGTTGCACTGACCTATGAATCCACACATATGACTTACCGTGAACTGGATGAAGCTGCTGAAGCTCTCGCAAACAGGCTGGCAGAGTTTGAAGTTGGCCCTGACAGCATCGTTACGGTTCTTGCCAATCGTTCTTTTGACCTCGTGATTTCGTTATTAGCCATCCTAAAGGCAGGGGGATGCTACTTGTCGCTCGAGACAAATGTTCCGCAGGCAAGGCTGAATTTTATCCTTGAAGATGCTTCGCCCTGCCTGGTTATTACTCAAAGCTGCTTCAGTGAGCGGTTCGAAGGACATTCGATACCTGTACTGCTGCTGGATCATGACAAACAGACTTTTGTTTCGGCCCATAGGCGGAAGAAAGCAGAAGTGACACCAGAGCACTTGGCTTATATTAGTTATACATCAGGTTCGACAGGCACGCCGAAGGGCGTATGTGTACCGCATCGGGCGGTTTCTCGTTTAGTCGATAATGCCAAGGATTTCTCGTTTACACCCAATGATGTATTTTTGCTTGTTTCACCGGTCGCTTTCGACGCTTCCACGTTTGAACTTTGGTCTCCTCTTACCAATGGCGGGCGGCTGGTTATCTACGATTGCGGAGTGATACGTCCGGACCTGCTGTCTGAAACGATCCGAACGGAGGGAGTAACGACCGTATGGCTAACCGCTGGATTGTTTCAGGTAATGGTGAATTCCTATCTGGATATGTTTAAGGGGCTTAAACATGTGTTGGCAGGTGGGGATGTGATCTCGTCTGCACACCTTGAGCTGCTTCTGGCAACCCATCCGCATCTGACGTTCACCAATGGATATGGTCCAACGGAGAATACGACATTCTCGGCCTGCTGGACCACCACGACGATGACGACCCACCCTACTGTCCCGATTGGTTCACCGATCAACGGAACGTGGGCAATCGTCTGCGATGAGAATCTGAATCCGGTGCCCCCGGGACAGGAGGGTGAATTATACGTTGCTGGGGCAGGTTTAGCGAGAGGATATCTGAATAATCCGGCAGAGACGGCGAGCAGATTCATGCCAAATCCATGGAGTAAAACAGCCGGGGCCCGAATGTTGAGAACAGGGGACCTTGCTCGGTGGTTTGAAGACGGAAGCTTGGAGTTTATCGGTCGTGCAGATCGACAGGTTAAAATTCAGGGATACCGGGTAGAGCCGGATGAAGTCGAAATGGTCATCACCAAACATGGAGATGTTCAGGCTGCCGTAGTTACAACACAAGAGGACGGGTTGGGCAACAAGCGTCTGCTTGCATATGTTGTGACCAACGCTTCTCCAGATGAGGAATCTGGGAAGCTGACCGGGTTGTATGAATACCTGAGTCAGCAGTTGCCTCCTTACATGGTTCCATGGGCCATCATGCCGTTGGCAGAATTGCCGTTAACGCCGAACGGGAAGGTAGACAGGGGACAATTGCCTGCGGCTGTGCGCTCTCCTCGCAGATTGGGCACACCCTATACTGCGCCGAGAAATGCGATGGAATCGGAACTTGTCAGACTATGGGGAGAGAACTTGTTGGTGGAGCCTGTCGGCATTCACGACAACTTCTTCTCACTTGGCGGCGACTCGCTGATCCTGTCTGAACTGATCGTTAATATGGAGAACTTACTGGAAACGGTCATACCTGCCCGCTTCCTTTATACGAAGCCGACGGTTGCGGAGCTTGCTGTCATGATCGAGGATAGCAAACCGGTCACACAAGGCTAA
- a CDS encoding amino acid adenylation domain-containing protein — MSTTISSNHYLFPASFAQRRIWFVQETITDPSVYHVPLLYKLDGPVDLEVLQRSINKLVERHESFRTYFTVENNDIMQVIIPELDYVISHIQLPTEAVMRINERIMRDIRSPFSLEQAPLFRMVLYSISEQEHYLLINMHHIITDGWSYSVFMRELSLLYSAGRQGKEAELPELPIQVADFSQWQRESLQGEGLEKQMQFWEKHLEGELPVLDLPVDPAKPLVIDNTGASLEFHIPLQLSERFAQLCSSSGTSLYIGLLAVYQLLLARYSGQDHIIIGTPIANRHHIELENVIGMFVNTMTLRARLHDNPTFREMLMQLRKTALEAYEHQDVPFDMLVERLAPERSLGQTPIFQAMFSFQNHPKLELDLPHIDIKPVELDLGTAKFELYLDVAESSAGLHGIFEYQKNLYDEALIEQLSVHYVQLIESILEDTEQQIWHIPFMHEQEKRSINEQLYQQKDTKIQVPSSTCGHHSFEHWAVLQADTIAVRDQSEAMTYAELNQRANQVAWYMRENGVVPGTAVGLWLDPSIDLVVSMLGVWKAGCCCVALNSEHPVARNTMMLQHAGVSCIVTNENNVRKVPQAGQEIFCLERIPDIPAYAANPEVQVAAHDGAYLFWNAGASGASQTVAVPHYRIVQLSQSATGTFDLNQDDVWAMLHAVDSELALWEICGALFNGGTLVIVPGWIADQPKYMNELLIQEKITRLTLTQASFLAWIRLDETNAKGKLDLRTIFIKGKNITIPSLNGWLGRHTRHQPQLIQINSLSELGGVVSSRIIPASGNSYERPDRGIGAPLTGRVLYILDASGEVVPMGAAGTLHVSEPDSDHARAFHASHLDERWSYRSVNGEPGVWLYRLDDMCRYLPNGEIECLRHLDNQAELGEYIVQLDEIRMACLHHPAVQEAAIQVQRDEYGVEYVMAYLVAVTGQTVPVQQVQHDLRDKLPEYMVPGTLLWVEQLPRLTSGEIDYDLLQSNTEHKSRRSAYVPPANPIEESLVNIWETVLEVSRIGVKDNYFVCGGDSIRMLSIIALAKDANLYFGIRDLLSHQTIRELAPHVLMNQDIVKLTDKRFDLVPEEDLAKLPEEIEDAYPLTQLQRGMLFQSELHSGSRLYHDLIQFSIKGSFHRKVWDEAFQMLINRHPILRTTFDLSSYSLPLQLVHTKGKLPIKYVDVSDMDPDTQQEMLQEWVEHEMDTSFDWSQSLLRVVLLQRAKDWVQLIVSMHHSVLDGWSVAHFTAELFGTVDHLLQDQVLEPAPRLQTTFKQYVREELNALQSPEHKEYWEGKLDGFSRIRLPQWEPADTAPPVMKLKEVDISPSLSRDVHELAQRTLIPIKSWLLAVHIHILKTLTNQRDITTGVLFHGRLEQKDGDRALGLFLNTLPFRMQLDGGTWAAIAEKTWETEKEMLQYRRYPMAQIQQDTGNGKLFETFFNFTHFYVSEQKLGSYGKLHIVEEPGYADNSFPFGAEFSLDGESGELRLALRWDQVLFSEEQMSRVAGYYQMALRAIVHHTYEVADHDTLLSVEELQEIDNWNQTENHFPQVHLLHKLFEQQVESTPEQLALAYQGQRLSYRECNEQANRLAHYLHKHGVGPDVKAGICLERSTQLVTSLMAILKAGGAYVPIHPHHPAVFVQELIQDADLGLVVTSEKWASLFEGYAGTVLYMERIHEELATESASNPIVPCLPEQLAYMIYTSGSTGRPKGVLIEHKAIANRLLWMQKEYRLTGMDRVLQKTPFTFDVSVWEFFWPLISGAGLVIAEPEGHKDPEYLVKLIQEEEITTIHFVPSMLHAFLAQRGVEQCTTLKRVICSGEALTHMLKQLFFEKLSCELHNLYGPTEAAVDVTSWSCKPEDIHVPIGYPIANVYLRILDERMLPVPVGVPGELYIGGVCLARGYHHRPELDAERFILDPLRTEPNARLYKTGDEARYLPNGAIEYIGRLDHQVKIRGHRIEMGEIEARLGEHPGIAECVVYTTSDNRQHVQLVACIVQSNPNAPLVRKDLYSFSKNRMPEYMIPAHWMFIDKMPLTTSGKIDRKALPQPNTDPVAELNDAFQPPRNSYEHQLSDIWKQVLQIAAPGIRDSFFHLGGNSLLAIQLMARVEQAFDRKLPLSTILEYDTIERLATLLSQAPTGEPKPSSLVALNASGSRTPLYCIHPVGGSIVCYNAFPQALGAEWPVYAIQDEHLNGPMNYDMPERSFSSIKDMAHQYIAQIRAVQATGPYALLGWSFGGIVAHEMACQLEQVGEEVEMLMLLDARLRSHDEAAFELSENEWKEHFLQDLTGVQMIGDRSDERKKEWSPDEEHLNHFYTLFKSNYRAMHEHVPQWFGGTLTWFKAQAEERALSMEGDWSNYAKQVDSIMLDGDHYSMMNPSNIARIAAYLKSYTHEAKESV, encoded by the coding sequence TTGAGTACAACGATTAGCAGTAACCATTATTTGTTTCCAGCGTCCTTTGCTCAAAGACGAATATGGTTTGTTCAGGAGACCATAACTGATCCTTCTGTCTATCATGTGCCGCTGCTGTATAAGCTTGACGGACCCGTTGATCTCGAAGTACTTCAGCGCTCTATTAACAAACTGGTGGAGCGTCACGAATCCTTCCGAACCTATTTTACAGTGGAGAACAATGACATCATGCAAGTCATCATTCCCGAACTGGACTATGTCATCAGTCATATTCAATTACCGACCGAAGCTGTCATGCGAATTAATGAGCGGATAATGCGGGACATACGCAGTCCGTTTTCATTGGAACAGGCCCCCCTTTTCCGGATGGTTCTTTACTCCATTAGTGAACAGGAACATTACCTTTTAATCAACATGCACCATATTATTACGGACGGTTGGTCCTATTCTGTCTTCATGCGGGAGCTGAGTTTGCTGTATTCCGCTGGACGACAAGGAAAAGAGGCTGAGTTACCAGAGCTGCCGATCCAGGTAGCTGACTTTTCGCAATGGCAAAGAGAAAGCCTGCAAGGCGAAGGGCTGGAGAAACAAATGCAATTTTGGGAGAAGCATCTGGAAGGAGAACTACCTGTTCTGGATCTTCCTGTTGATCCAGCAAAACCACTTGTGATCGATAATACAGGAGCTTCTCTTGAATTTCACATTCCTCTACAGCTATCTGAGCGCTTCGCGCAGTTATGCAGCAGCAGCGGTACGTCGTTATATATTGGGCTCTTGGCTGTATACCAATTGCTTCTGGCTCGTTATTCGGGTCAAGACCATATTATTATCGGAACGCCTATCGCCAATCGGCATCACATTGAGCTTGAGAACGTCATTGGGATGTTTGTGAATACAATGACCTTGCGTGCTCGTCTGCATGACAATCCTACCTTTCGGGAAATGCTGATGCAGCTACGAAAGACTGCATTAGAAGCTTACGAGCATCAGGATGTACCCTTTGATATGCTCGTTGAAAGACTGGCCCCGGAGCGTAGTCTCGGACAGACACCAATCTTTCAGGCGATGTTCTCGTTTCAGAATCATCCGAAGCTAGAGCTCGATTTGCCACATATCGATATTAAGCCGGTTGAGTTAGATCTGGGTACAGCCAAGTTCGAATTGTATCTAGACGTTGCGGAATCGTCAGCTGGACTACATGGCATATTCGAATACCAAAAGAATTTATATGATGAGGCTCTGATTGAACAGCTATCTGTCCATTATGTGCAACTCATAGAAAGCATTCTGGAGGATACGGAGCAGCAAATATGGCATATTCCTTTTATGCATGAACAAGAGAAGCGGTCTATAAACGAACAACTGTATCAGCAAAAGGATACGAAGATCCAAGTACCGAGTTCGACATGTGGCCATCATTCGTTTGAACACTGGGCTGTCTTGCAAGCGGATACCATTGCCGTTCGTGATCAAAGTGAAGCAATGACCTACGCTGAACTTAATCAGAGAGCCAATCAGGTTGCGTGGTATATGCGTGAGAACGGGGTTGTTCCCGGCACGGCCGTAGGACTATGGCTTGATCCATCCATAGACCTCGTTGTGAGTATGTTGGGCGTATGGAAAGCAGGGTGCTGCTGCGTTGCGTTGAATTCTGAGCATCCTGTAGCACGGAATACTATGATGCTGCAACATGCAGGTGTATCATGCATTGTTACAAACGAAAACAACGTCCGCAAAGTCCCGCAAGCAGGACAAGAGATCTTTTGTTTGGAACGGATTCCTGACATCCCTGCGTATGCTGCCAATCCTGAGGTACAGGTGGCTGCACATGATGGAGCGTATCTGTTCTGGAATGCTGGAGCATCTGGTGCTTCACAAACTGTCGCTGTCCCTCATTACAGAATTGTGCAGCTATCCCAATCGGCAACGGGAACGTTTGATTTGAATCAGGATGATGTATGGGCCATGCTTCATGCAGTGGACAGTGAACTTGCGTTATGGGAAATATGCGGAGCGTTGTTCAATGGAGGAACACTGGTTATCGTGCCTGGATGGATTGCCGATCAACCTAAATATATGAATGAACTGCTGATTCAGGAAAAAATAACGCGTCTTACACTAACTCAGGCTTCATTTCTCGCCTGGATCAGGCTGGATGAAACCAATGCAAAAGGGAAGTTGGACCTTCGTACGATTTTTATTAAAGGAAAGAACATAACCATACCTTCATTGAATGGGTGGTTAGGTCGTCATACCCGTCACCAGCCGCAACTCATTCAAATAAACAGCCTGAGCGAACTGGGGGGCGTGGTCAGTAGTCGTATCATTCCGGCTAGTGGAAATTCATATGAACGACCAGATCGAGGAATTGGTGCACCATTAACTGGGCGGGTGCTGTATATTCTTGATGCCAGTGGCGAGGTTGTGCCGATGGGTGCCGCGGGTACACTGCATGTGAGCGAGCCGGATTCGGATCATGCAAGAGCGTTTCACGCCAGTCACCTCGATGAGCGATGGAGCTATCGTTCAGTAAACGGCGAGCCCGGTGTATGGTTATATCGTCTGGACGATATGTGTCGCTATTTACCGAACGGAGAGATCGAATGCTTACGTCATTTGGATAACCAAGCGGAGCTAGGTGAATATATCGTTCAGCTTGATGAAATACGAATGGCGTGCCTTCATCACCCGGCTGTTCAGGAAGCAGCAATTCAGGTACAGAGAGACGAATACGGTGTTGAGTATGTGATGGCTTACCTAGTTGCTGTGACTGGGCAGACTGTTCCCGTACAACAGGTTCAGCATGATCTGCGGGACAAGCTCCCTGAATATATGGTTCCGGGAACGTTGCTTTGGGTGGAACAACTGCCTCGATTGACCAGCGGTGAGATAGACTATGATCTTCTTCAGAGTAACACGGAACATAAGTCGAGGCGGTCCGCTTATGTGCCCCCAGCCAATCCAATTGAGGAGAGCCTGGTAAACATATGGGAGACTGTGCTTGAAGTTTCCAGGATCGGCGTCAAGGACAATTATTTCGTCTGTGGAGGAGATTCAATCCGGATGCTGTCGATTATTGCTCTTGCCAAAGATGCCAATCTCTATTTCGGTATCAGGGACTTGTTATCTCATCAAACAATCCGGGAGCTTGCCCCTCATGTATTGATGAATCAGGACATCGTCAAGCTTACAGACAAGAGGTTTGATCTGGTGCCTGAAGAGGACCTTGCCAAACTGCCTGAAGAAATAGAGGATGCGTACCCTCTTACACAACTGCAACGAGGCATGTTGTTTCAAAGTGAGCTGCATTCGGGGTCCAGGTTGTACCATGATCTCATTCAATTTTCCATAAAGGGTTCCTTCCATAGGAAAGTATGGGACGAAGCCTTCCAGATGTTAATCAACCGTCATCCGATCTTGCGTACGACGTTTGATCTCTCGAGTTACAGTCTTCCTCTGCAATTGGTGCATACAAAAGGCAAGCTGCCTATCAAGTATGTAGATGTAAGCGATATGGACCCTGACACACAACAGGAAATGCTTCAGGAATGGGTGGAGCATGAAATGGATACATCCTTTGATTGGAGTCAGTCGCTCCTGCGTGTCGTTCTGTTGCAGCGCGCGAAGGACTGGGTTCAACTGATCGTGTCCATGCATCATTCCGTACTGGATGGCTGGAGTGTGGCCCATTTTACAGCAGAGTTGTTCGGAACAGTGGATCACCTTTTGCAAGATCAGGTATTGGAGCCTGCTCCACGATTACAAACGACATTCAAGCAATATGTGAGAGAGGAATTGAACGCATTACAATCCCCCGAGCACAAGGAGTACTGGGAGGGAAAACTGGACGGCTTTTCCCGAATTAGGCTTCCACAGTGGGAACCGGCAGATACAGCTCCTCCCGTCATGAAGCTCAAGGAGGTGGACATATCGCCATCTCTTTCACGTGACGTGCATGAACTCGCACAGAGGACGCTGATTCCGATCAAGAGCTGGCTGCTGGCCGTTCACATACACATTTTAAAAACATTAACCAATCAGCGGGACATCACAACGGGAGTGCTGTTCCACGGTCGTCTTGAGCAGAAGGATGGTGATCGCGCCCTGGGCTTATTTCTGAATACACTGCCATTTCGCATGCAACTGGACGGAGGGACCTGGGCCGCCATTGCGGAAAAAACGTGGGAAACCGAAAAGGAAATGCTGCAATATCGCAGATATCCTATGGCCCAGATCCAACAGGATACCGGAAACGGCAAGTTATTTGAGACATTCTTTAATTTCACTCATTTCTATGTATCTGAGCAGAAGCTGGGTTCCTATGGGAAACTGCACATTGTTGAGGAGCCGGGATACGCCGATAACAGTTTTCCATTTGGTGCTGAATTTTCGCTGGATGGTGAAAGTGGTGAATTAAGGCTGGCGCTCCGTTGGGATCAGGTGCTGTTCAGCGAAGAGCAAATGAGCCGAGTTGCCGGATACTATCAGATGGCGCTCCGTGCAATCGTTCATCATACCTATGAAGTCGCTGATCACGACACCTTACTGTCTGTTGAGGAACTTCAGGAAATAGATAACTGGAATCAAACGGAAAACCATTTTCCCCAGGTCCATCTGCTGCACAAGTTATTCGAGCAGCAAGTGGAGAGCACACCTGAGCAGCTTGCTCTTGCTTATCAAGGTCAACGCTTAAGCTACCGTGAGTGTAATGAACAAGCGAATCGGCTAGCTCATTACTTGCATAAACATGGAGTTGGGCCAGATGTGAAGGCAGGTATATGTTTGGAACGATCCACTCAACTGGTCACCAGTCTGATGGCTATTCTGAAGGCGGGCGGCGCCTACGTACCGATTCATCCGCATCATCCGGCAGTTTTCGTTCAGGAGCTTATTCAGGATGCTGATCTTGGGCTTGTCGTGACCAGCGAAAAGTGGGCTTCATTATTTGAAGGATACGCTGGAACAGTTCTGTATATGGAACGGATTCATGAGGAATTAGCCACCGAGTCTGCATCGAATCCCATTGTCCCGTGCCTGCCTGAGCAGCTTGCATACATGATATATACCTCCGGCTCTACGGGAAGACCCAAAGGGGTGTTGATCGAGCATAAAGCGATTGCTAACCGTCTTCTCTGGATGCAGAAAGAATATCGATTAACCGGAATGGATCGGGTGCTTCAGAAAACACCATTTACATTCGACGTCTCCGTATGGGAGTTTTTCTGGCCGTTGATTTCGGGAGCGGGATTAGTCATTGCAGAGCCTGAAGGGCATAAGGACCCGGAATATCTGGTTAAGCTCATTCAGGAAGAAGAGATTACAACGATACATTTCGTGCCTTCCATGCTGCATGCTTTTTTGGCTCAACGAGGAGTAGAGCAATGTACCACACTGAAAAGGGTCATTTGCAGCGGGGAAGCACTTACGCATATGTTAAAACAACTATTTTTTGAAAAGCTGTCGTGTGAATTGCATAACCTGTATGGACCTACGGAGGCTGCTGTTGATGTAACCAGTTGGTCATGCAAACCGGAAGATATCCACGTTCCAATCGGTTATCCCATTGCCAATGTCTATCTGCGGATACTCGATGAACGGATGTTGCCTGTGCCTGTCGGTGTACCTGGTGAGCTGTATATCGGCGGCGTCTGCCTGGCACGCGGATACCATCACCGGCCGGAATTGGATGCGGAGAGATTTATACTCGATCCACTCCGAACCGAGCCAAATGCACGCCTGTACAAAACAGGGGATGAAGCCAGGTATCTTCCGAACGGAGCTATTGAATATATAGGTCGTCTAGACCACCAGGTCAAAATACGCGGTCATCGTATTGAAATGGGGGAGATTGAGGCCAGATTGGGCGAACATCCCGGCATTGCGGAATGCGTGGTATACACGACCAGTGACAATCGGCAGCATGTGCAGCTAGTTGCTTGCATCGTGCAAAGCAACCCGAATGCTCCGCTGGTTCGCAAAGACTTGTACAGCTTCTCAAAAAATCGCATGCCTGAGTATATGATCCCTGCTCATTGGATGTTCATTGATAAAATGCCGTTAACGACTAGCGGAAAAATAGACCGGAAGGCGCTCCCGCAGCCCAATACGGACCCTGTGGCAGAACTGAATGATGCATTCCAGCCGCCAAGGAATTCCTATGAGCACCAATTATCGGATATTTGGAAACAGGTTCTTCAAATCGCTGCTCCAGGCATCAGGGACTCATTTTTCCACCTGGGCGGTAACTCATTACTCGCGATTCAGCTCATGGCCAGAGTAGAACAGGCATTTGACCGCAAGCTGCCATTATCAACGATTCTAGAGTATGACACGATCGAGCGGTTAGCCACACTGCTGAGTCAGGCTCCGACAGGAGAGCCAAAACCATCATCTCTTGTTGCTTTAAATGCTTCAGGTTCCAGAACGCCCCTTTATTGCATTCATCCTGTAGGTGGAAGCATCGTATGTTATAACGCTTTTCCACAGGCTTTGGGAGCGGAATGGCCTGTTTACGCCATTCAGGACGAGCATTTGAACGGACCCATGAACTATGACATGCCAGAGCGTTCCTTCTCTTCGATTAAGGATATGGCTCATCAGTATATTGCACAGATCAGGGCTGTGCAGGCAACAGGACCCTATGCCTTGTTAGGTTGGTCATTCGGCGGTATTGTGGCGCATGAAATGGCCTGCCAGCTTGAACAGGTGGGAGAAGAGGTCGAGATGCTGATGCTGCTTGATGCAAGACTAAGGTCTCATGACGAAGCAGCGTTTGAGCTTTCGGAGAACGAATGGAAGGAACATTTCCTGCAGGACCTTACAGGCGTACAAATGATAGGGGATCGTTCTGATGAGCGGAAAAAAGAGTGGAGTCCTGATGAGGAGCATCTGAATCATTTCTATACTCTGTTCAAATCCAATTACAGGGCGATGCACGAGCATGTTCCCCAATGGTTTGGTGGTACGTTAACCTGGTTCAAGGCCCAAGCGGAGGAACGTGCTCTGTCTATGGAGGGTGACTGGAGCAACTATGCCAAGCAAGTAGATAGCATCATGCTGGACGGGGATCACTATTCCATGATGAATCCCTCGAATATTGCACGGATTGCAGCGTATCTGAAATCCTATACCCATGAAGCGAAGGAGTCGGTCTGA